The following DNA comes from Musa acuminata AAA Group cultivar baxijiao chromosome BXJ1-4, Cavendish_Baxijiao_AAA, whole genome shotgun sequence.
ATGccaaccccgacccgaccttatcTTTCCATCCTCATCTTGGACACTCACGTGAATGCCCTCGCACGATCAGGATTGGACCAAGCCGTATTGACTCCCAAGACATGACACGAAGACACAAACACTCTTACACTTGACTAATGTCATGGTCTAGCATCCTAATACATAATGAATCTACTAGAGGTTCAAGTTAGACAGATGGATCATTGTTTGGTCTATTGCATACATGATCACGTGCTCCCCTCCAGGAGTACAATTTAGGTTCATgtgaatgcttgataaattttaTAGCAAGTTTCCCATTCAAAAACGTTAGGCCACTTTTGGGTGAAACAGACTTTGGAAGATGTGCTAGGTGGATTTTAAATGAGTGGAGACAAAATTGATTTTAATTCTGGACCAACATTTTTGCACTTATCCACCGACCTAACATTCATTTTGGGCAAATTGATCCACAAAGTTCAGTGGGTCTGGCGAAATCATCTTAACATTCATCTGATGGAACTAACAAGAACTGGTGTGTTCCCAAATCTACTTATTGTATTCTGATTATTACATGCCACACAATTTGCGCCATGATTATTTTTGTCTTGATTATCCATAATATGTTCTTTTTTTTATGCTTTAGTGTCATTTTATGCTCTCTCTAGATAATGAATATCAATGTCACGAATCTTGACCATGCCGGTCATAGGGACCAGTTCATACCATTCAATAATTTTCAGGTCCAAAACATATATCTTGATGTCAGTACAgtacaatttatttttatttctatagtATTATGTCCAATGATACCAGGTTGTATGGACTGGTATACCGCCAAGATAGTGGTACCCTACCTTACTGATAGGTTACCGAAATTGGTATTAGATGGAGAAATTGGTTTCACGACTGACAACTTAACTAACATATTGGCACTGGTTTTGGTGTCAATTAGTATACTAACAATCATTATTTTGGTTTGCTTTGTGATACAATTTTTAAAAATGAACCAAGTTTCAGATAATGAAATTGCCATGTATTTCTGATGAGATTACTCTTGAATAGCAGTCTAAGTTTGCTCATTGATTTGGTTGTTAAACGAGGCACAAAATTTGCATCAGTCTTGTATTGTCGCCTTCCTTGTGTGTCTTATGTGCTAAATTCATTTTGTTTTAATTATTAGCTATGACTTTTCGTTATAAAGTGGGTTCTCTTGCCATGCAGTTAAGTCTCAGGCATGACAAAATGGCAAGAAGCCAAACTACTATGACCAAAACCATTTATGATCTCAAGTGTCTTCACATGTTATCCATTgccttaattttttttgtattattctaCTTTTTTCCTTACACTTCTTTTGGATATGTTCCTCATTTTCATTGGCTTCAGCCCCTTGAaggttttctttttctagcttatGAATAGGTTCAAAATTTATGGTACAATCACTTCTCCCAGGTACTATATGTACTAGGTCCATTGTCTAGTCTTCTCTTAAAGTAGATTCTCTAAGATGCATCTTCTCATTCTGTTGAATTCAACTGTTGTTCTGAACTTGTGAGACACTGTTCAGCTCTTCACTTTTTATTCCCTTTTGAGGTCTGTTATGATACCTGACAAATCTTCAGACTGGACTAGTCATCACTTGATGAATGTTTTATGTATTCTTCTATGATGATATTTTAGCAAGGTGAATGTCCCTCATCTGCCAAGGCACAGCATTCTTCAGGATCTAATACAGTTGAAGAAGGTTGCCCCCTTGAGCTTCTTTGGAGGATGTGTTAAAGCAGTTCAGAATACCTATAGCCAACTATTGCAGAAGAGGATATGCCATCTGGTCTGCTATTAATTTCTTAGTTTTCTTGTTGACACAGCTGAAATGGTGCGAAGACAACTACTTTTTCCTGGTGACTCGGAGTTGCAGCAATTACTTCACATCTTCAGGTTCGTTTTCCTACCTATCAAGTTCTTAGCTGATTTAAGTGTGGTCCTCCTTGTCAAGGTTAAAAAGAAATTCAGGTTATGAAAACACTGTTATGCTATCATATTCAGGTTGTATATGGTCCTGTATTCGTGTATAATTTTATAATGTGTTAAGAAATTTAAATGCAACAGGATTTGATATTTTGAAATAATTCGACTGAAATGAATCAGATAATAATTCATAATAGCTTTTCTCAAAAGAGATACAATAAAATTATCATGGCTTCTGCAAAAAGTATATATCATATTCAGGTTGTATACGGTCCTGTATTCTTGTATAATTTTATAATGTGTTGAGAAATTTAAATGCAACAGGATTTGATATTTTGAAATCATTTGACTGAAATGAATCAGATAATAATTCATAATAGCTTTTCCCAAAAGAgatataataaaattctcatGGCTTCTGCAAAATGTATATTGCATTCTGTATATTTTGTAGAACTCGGCCTGCTACTTGGCAACAAAAGATGTGAATTACTTTCATTGTTAATcccattttcttttccttttcctttttatcaTGTAAAAATAAGTTTGAAAACGTTTCTCAAGTAAATATGTAgagatctctccttttttttttcgctATTTGTGTTCTATTTGCTCAATTGATCAATATATAATGTTTCCCCAAGCATATTTAAAGTAGAGCTGTTGAAGTGCCCGAATTTTGCGTTCGATATCCTGCTGCTACATATTCCATTTTCACTTGAGAGTTGACATAAAATTCTCCCGTGAAGGCTTTTAGGGACTCCAACTGAGGAACAGTGGCCTGGAGTTGGCTTACTGCGGGATTGGCATGAGTATCCACAGTGGAAACCTCAAAACTTGGCACGTGCAGTTCCGGCATTGGAACCTGAAGGCGTTGACCTTTTATCGGTAAATCAAAGCTTAACTTTGTAGTTAATTTAGGAAGCCTTGTGGCAGAATTTAGATTGTTAATTCAGGCTAAGTTGATGAGTGAAGTTGCAATCTTCATTTGATTCAGTAGATTTTGTTGTGGGTTTTCACCTGTTATTAAGATATGGATCTGGCTTTCTCAAATTATTAGTCCCAACAAAAGTGTATAAATTTGTCATGCCAATGTGGAAGTTCTCACTTATGTTATTAGATCAAGATATAAAACTATATAAAGTGTCATTTTCACTTTTTCTTTAATAAATTTCTGATATCACATCCTTCTCCGATTGATAGCAACCTTTACTCTTTTTGACGAGTAGAACAACTTACGATTATTGAGGTAGGGatatttgttcattattttatatgatCTGATCATTTAAACTTGATGTATGGTCAAGTATTTAGAAATTTTTTTAGAATTAATGTCTGAGGTATTACAGTCTGATATTTGCATAAATGCTCCTCTGTGGTAGTTTATTATATCTTGGTTAAGATATAGTGTTGAGTTacctaaaataattttcttgtccaCAACTATGTTTTGCAACTGATGATTGTTGCTGTTTCCTGGTGCAAAAAATCTTTCAGAAGATGCTTCAATATGACCCAGCCAACCGGATATCAGCTAAAGCAGCAATGGATCATCCCTATTTCGATTCCCTCGACAAGTCACAATTTTAGTGCCTACTACAATTCTGACGTGCTAAAGTCAGAGTAGGAGTTCTTCTTCAGTACTCGTGTTGTCATCACATCTGTTGTACACTTTTTCGTCATGGAGCAATGCATTGATCGATGCCTATCGTTGTGTAATGTTTTTTCTGTTAATTTCTCTCGACAAGAACTGATATTGCTTGCTTAACCTGTAGTTTGTACAGGATTCTTTTATTATTGATCGACCCACCTATCCTCGAGGTGCTAAAAGAACGCAACGAGGATACGAAGCACATAAACATACAAGCTTCTAAAATCCATCCGGATGCACAGTCACCCTCCACCGTCTGTTAAGTTAATACTCGCCAATATAACATCCAATGATATTTTAGTGATTGAATGTTATAAACGAAATATTTAATGTAATGTTTTACATAGTCTATAGAGAACTACGTTATTTACTAGTTTATTTGATGtaatatgtatgcatatttattttttttatactttataTAGTATATAAGAACTTATAGTAAATTTGACAATTCTATTTTGGTTGACTTTGATGATtgttttagacttgtaaataaaaatTATGTACGGTTATTATGCTGAAGTTAAATTGTTAAAAATAGATCATCCAAATAGTTATTTTGAAGGTTTTCTAGTTTTGTTAAGTGGTGCGAAGTATCAACCAATATAGTACGCAGGAGCTACTTGGTGGTACATGATTAGATGGGTCTTTGTGGTGTTGTCTAGGGTTGGTTCATTATCTTGTTTCACAGTAGTGTTATGTGAGCACTTGTTGAGACTTTTAGCTCTTACATATCATCTTTGTCGCATGATTATTTAGAGCTTGGAaagtatatgtttataatttgtattgcaTATTTAGTATTTGTTGAGATTGTTGCTTGTGGATCCTAAATTAAACCCTTTTTTTAACTCGTGTTCTCTTTTGTAAATCATTAAGAGACTATAAGAGGTTTTGGAGAGGTTGACCCTTTGTGGATGGACATGCAAGAGTGTCACACGATTTAGGTAAAATCAGCTAAATCCATGATAGATGATATTAAAGTGAGACAAGCACAGTTAGAAATACTTTAAATGTAAATATGAGGGATCTAATAGGGCTACATTGAGAGTAGTCAGCAAGCATAATCATTTGGGGGAAACATACATGAGATGCAGGGAAAAGAGTTGCTTAAAGGTGCATACATCCGAGATTAGCATTCAGATGCTAGCCAACTCTTTGTGCGAGAGGCATTATAAAGATAAGTGAGTTGGGACGAATGCATAGCACCAAAagattgggatggctgagtttaagTTACGTCTCGACGTTGACAACCAAACTTGATGGTGTTGAAGGCAAATAAGGCATTTAGCAAAAAATGAGACCATATGGTAGGATAGGTTgttcaacaataaaaaaaattatacaaaactCTCATAGGTTAGGAGAATTATTAACTCGAAGAATTTAATACTTATGCAagagcttgtatgtggacgacgaGCCGTCTGTGACCATTCTAAGATGACTGAAACTCAACACCATAGagtattaaaactttctcttcggtatggGAAGGATATATTtgtagaaggctgaagtgtgtagtAAGTTTAACATATTACTAGGTATTGAGAGGTGTATGGAGGGTTGTATTGATgaataatgcatagtttgttcagcaaagcgTAGTAATCTAAGAGGATGGTGGCCTCCAAACCTTTGGAAGGAAAGGATCTGAAAAGAAAAGTTACTCTAATAAGATAGATATCTAGGAAAGATAAGTCTCAGTCCTCTAAAGGGAAAATCATATGTAACGAactacacatgttgaggaggggtACCTTaagacaacaactccacaaagcttgaTGGATCGAGTAAGCAGCGAGGAGTTATCGCATGAGGCAATACATTAGtaaatgcattgtgagatcaagttagAGAGTGACCCAAGATAATACTAAATGAAGGCGTACTTAGAGTTAATATGGGgatcagactcaatggagggctgacccatgaaaTGGTGGGTGTGAGAGCcactatcaactcaatgcaaaccaaggagcggagtaacttgggtggAACTTGAAAAATATCTAAGCCGCATAAAGAGAGTTGACATATATGTCAAAACTTAGAATGGAGGTACGAAGCTTTTCTTAGgtgaaggacatgaactcttgtgagGAGCGGGAGCATATTATTACAATGGTCCCTCGTTCTACATGGTGCAAAAAATGAATGGAGTTTTAAGACACATGCATCTTATCTCTGAGATGCATTTGACTAAGGAATTCAGGTAACTCAACTTGCAGAGGCACGATTAGAGTCAGAAGGTCTTGGTATAATGCAAAAGGATAtgaaggtgggtactcttgaagaatatactgtAGTGTTGTTATTCGAGTTATTGCAAAGGAATGGTGTACAGTGGAGATTGTGTTGGGGAGTAGAGGCCTATGATCCAAATAATGACATATCAATTTTAACAAAGTTAGTAGACTTTGAAAGATGCTATACGATAAACTGTCCTAGAATTATGCTTTATTTGGGTGGATAAAGATCAATTGCTAAAGGACGAACACAATCAGATTTGACGGAGGCCTTACGATGTGTTGGCAAAGGTCACACATGAAGAGATTATAGTTTGAGTTCATCTTACAAAGATTATAATACAATAGAGATGCCACCGAGCGGTAACATAGTATGGCGAATCATGGTGAAATAGTTTAAGGCAATGCAACATGTAAAAGAGAAGTCCCACGGGGGACTTGATTATATGGAGGTATAATCATAGCTATTGGGAGCTCTACTTTAGTGAATAACATAACGATAAGAAGGACTATAAATTCAAGAAGTGAATGTCATGGCATCGTAGAGATgagtcttccgtgcatgcatcaaattttgcattgaaTGAAGCCTTAGTTATCAGTATATAGAGGTTATATATCATTAAGAGGGAATTCCgagtgcaagtactagtgagttccatgaGGGATTTGATCATACAAAGTATAATAAAAAACTATTAGGAGCTTCACTTTAGTAACAACATGATGACAACAAGGGCTATGAATTCAAAGAGTAAATGTCATGGTACCACAAAGGCAGGTCTTTTGTgtgtgcatcaaattttacatcggatgaaacatTTAATTATCATCATATGGGAGTTGTGTACCACCGAGAAAAAATTCTgagtgcaagtaccagtgagtcccatggagtagctagagagttggactactctagaatTTATGTTCATTTAAAGGGGCATGGTAAGTTAGAGGATAAAACCGGCATTGctattaaggaagcagaggagaatAGAATCAGTGCAAGCCCTACAATATGATGGCGAATGCCATATATAAAAGTTACAGTCTGTCTTCCATCAATTAACAAGAACTACTTGAAGAACATATATGTGTTGAAGCTGGTGGTTTAAAGGAGCGAGGAAGTGATGACGAGTCTAAATGAACTCATCTACCTAAGactaagcatcagttagaatggagatgGACTCGGAATAGTGTCACAATGCTAAAGAGACGAATCTATTGATCACAAAGAAATAGACATAGATAAGGCTTTAAACTTTGTAAGGCcaatgtcaacgagcttctcatcaaaatagctaAAAGTAAAAGACTTCGGATTGATATAGAAATACTTGACCAAAGAACGAAGTAGATAGTATGCGATGTTGTACCTTTTATACTCAGAAGAGTAGATGACAAAAATGATGGAGAAAactgtacaatcccaaaggcgaccaaaaatGTTGGAAAGTTACTCCAAGTCGTCGAGGTAATGTTTTACTTTTTTTaggcaaaacttcttgcattttagATGTTTGATAACaacgagaaggtgaatcacaatagctaactcaatgcaatgaGTGTAAACACTTTAAGCGCTTCAGAAGTATAAGCAAAAAGCAGGTGAAGGTTAGTGATCAGGtcaatgcatgaagtacaacccttgAGAAGATGGACAAAGTCGAGTAATTTTTATCTTTTCAactcttaaaaaaataaataaaatcaagtatcttaattttcttatttatttagcAAAGGAGCTTTGTGTATGTTCAATGACCCTTCAAAAAAACTTAGTGGAAGAAATTTAGTTATCAAATTTTCACCAATAGTGATCTGCGCTATCGAGAGTAGACTATCTGCTCCATTTCCTAATAGAATATCAATCAAAAGTAAAAGTGATAGAAACTTAATTAGAAGTGACAATTAAGTATAAGAGaaatcgatggacaaattttataAACGGAAGACCCAAAAAGCTTCAAAGTCAATGGGGCAATATTTGTTAAAACTCCAATAGACATCCATCTAATTCAAGTGGCATAAGATATTTGAGATATCATTGCATAATAAGAAGAGTCTTTTTCTTCATATAAATGATCTGCAGGAACCAACAAGAATTAACACAACTCAGGTGATCCTACACTAAAATCAGTCATCCGCGATTTGAGGTAATGTTGtagatcaaagtttgactacttaATAAAAGCAGTGAAATACAATCAGGAGCTAAGAACAActagagcaaaagattaaagATTCAACAAAGGTGATGAGATGCAGCACTCACAAATGTTTCAACAAGGACGTCAAATGAATAAATGGGGGAAAATGTTACAGACAAAATTGTaactaagatatttgatgtaatgctcatgtatatctATGTCTTTCAGTTTTACTCATATtttacacaacatgtagagggcttaTATTAGGCTTGACGGCCTCATTTTGATTAGCTTTGGTAGTCATTTTAGACTTGTAAAAATAGATTATATATCGTTATTATATAGAGGTAAAACTATCTATAAATATGTTATCTAGGCAATCATTTTGAAAGTTTTTTAGCTTCGTAAAGTGGTGTAGAGTATTAGTCAATATAACACCAAAGAGTTACCCTAGTGACATATAGTTGGATGGGTATTTGAGATATTGTTTGAGGCTATTTTGCTGTCTTGTTCTATATTAGTGTCATGTTGGTATTTGTATGAACTTTTGGTCGCAGCGAGCCACTTTAGACTTTTTGTTATACGATAGCTCAAAATTTACGAAGttcatatttataatttacattgcatATAAATGTTTGCTAAAATTACTATTTAAAAATCCcgagttaaatattttttatagctCATCTTCTCTTTTACAAGATCTTaaaagattataatttttttaaaaaagattcatcttttTCAGATGAATACAGTATCATACAATTTAGATAAAATCAACTTTAGGACTGACACAGTATCATACAATTTAGATAAAATCAACTTTAAGTCCGTGACATCTTAACATCTAATGATATACTGTGATTGAATGCTATAAAGGAGGATCTCATAAATACTCTTTGATTCTCTTTTCCCAATGGATTATTGATTGAGTTCCTTTCTTTAGTCGGGACATCTAAAGTTACCATGTTGGACGAATTAATGGATATGGCGGCATCGACCACTTGGCTACCATTCTCATTTCTTATGACAAATCCACTCCAACTACGATGCTACTTTTGTAGTGTTCGCAATATATTTCACATTGCGTACTGTCTtgtaaagaatcgtgacatcgaCACACAAGTCTTGCATTCCTATGTGGTCAAAATTGTAAAGGAAATATATCTTTGTCATGACGAGAAGAGGCCGACAaataaagtcaaataaggtttgaTAATATGATATTGATGCACATTTATGATATGCTGCAAAAAATCAAAGCTAGTGCTGAAAATTAAGATCGAGTTCAGTTGGGAAGATGAGCGGAAGTAGAAGGAAGCTTAGATTTCCTTCATAATAAAAATGGTCTTTATATCGAGACAATAAAATAAAtatggttttcttttcttttctttgggaAAAGGAAAACAAGAAGATTCCAATCATGAACTATAGGAAGAACAGCTAAATCTTTTTTTCTCTAATTAAAATTTCTCCATGGAAAACTCTGAACTTGGATTTAATTATTCAGTAATGAAAAGCcaaaaagaaaattattcttTAAAATAACTTATTACGATTATTAATTATTCATTGTAATTATTATTGCTAGCAGTATCTAAGAGTTTATTGCAAGGGTTGTTGGCAGATACATGTCACTAATGCAACCACACCGCCCCCCATCTCCCATAGATTGCTCCTCTCCCACCCCGCACTCACCCGACCACTACTAACTCCCGCCATACCTCCCACTCCACGCGCCCGATCCTACTCGAGCCATGAAGGTCTCCGGCGAGAACAACGGCCACCTTCCCTCTCCCACCGACGCCCGCCATAAACTGGAACGCCGACGGCGGCGACGCAAGCTCTGCTGCCTTATCTGCCTCCTTATCCTCGCCCTCCTCATCATCGCCGCCGTCGTCCTCGCCCTCACCGTCTTCAAGGTCCGCGACCCGACGATGGAGCTCGTCTCCACCACCGTCTCGGGGGTCTCCCCCAACATCAGCCTGTCCTCCCTTCGCGTGGAGCTCAACATCACCCTCGACCTGGCGGTGCGCGTCCGCAACCGCAACTACGCGTCCTTCGCCCACGCATCCGGCGGCCACACTCGCCTCCTCTACCGCGAGGCCGAGGTCGGGAAGGCCAGGGTGGAGCCCGGGCGGATCCCGGCGCGGGGAACCGAGCTCCTCCGCCTTGctctggaggtggaggtggaccaGCTCGCGACGGATCTAGGCAGCCTACTGGCGGACGCCGCCTCGGGGGCGGTGGCGTTCGATGCGGAGACAAGGATGCCGGGTCGGGTCACCTTGCTGGGCTTCATAAAGCACCACGCGGTGGCCACGTCCGACTGCCACGTGGTCATCGGCGTCCCCGACCTCAGCGTGCAGAGCCAGGAGTGCGCCATGAAGACGAAGCTTTAACCTCACCAGCGGTGGGCGGAAGCTGCTGTGACTACTATTCGTGTTGGCTTTTCTATTATAGAGATTAGCTTTTACGCATATCATCTTCCATATACATAACGTATAGCTTTGAATACACGTGTACACTTTTTAGATCTCTCGTATGTATACGCAACCGATAGGTGGTGGATACTTGGATACAGTCGCATTGTACATATATTCCATTAGATAAACATGAAACCCAATGAGTGAATTCCAACGAGCCAATTGCCGATAAAAACGACAAGAACACGAGATTTACGTACTATACTATAAAAGagtggactattacaaatgccttaggaagatgtttctaagtcataaaacacccgaatctattaaacaagaaaaatctaaaCTACAAGAAAAATCTAAACTATAAGCTCAAACCATTTAACTGAAtacggacttaaacccaaagcaaacacttgggtttttttttatgatacatctgacttcaaaatctaaacccttatttatagttttaatAAGACATAATAAGCTTGATTTTTCCGACGTGGGACTATAGGATTTATGAAACTAACATTTGATACTCGAGTAAGTAATTAATTAATTGGTTTTGGTTTCATGTTTTATGTGATTATTATATAATTCAATGATAATGTTAATATCATTATTGAAACGACATATGGATTGAGATGGCTGCACTCTCGATGCTAGAGAGACGAACGTATGAGCGAGAAACTATTGGTGTTTTGCACTAGTTGTTTTATGTCGAGACGAACGATGTTAAACTCTAATCCAAGGTTCAAATGTCAGATCCTTCAATCATTTTCAACTATAAAACCTTCTCATAgagtgttgaggatattgatcactCTTATGACCAAATCATCCATAATGATAACGGCGAGGGATAAGTTTTCATAAGCAACAACTTGAATGATTACCGATCCAAATAGCTTATTTCAAGAAAAGAGTAATATTGATTTTAACACAAATTCTAACACATCATCCTCTCTCAAATTTGAGGGATGAATGATGTATTTTAAGGGGacgataaaaaaaagaaattaaataaaaaaaatttctcattctaatttttcataaggagttttgaaagacGAATCCAAATATGCGCAATATCTATTCTAATCATTATCGATTAGAATGTGGACTGTAAAAAAATAAGTTAAATGATGTCACCCTAAAGATTTCATGGATCATTcgtgagaaaaataaaataaaaagaaaattatttatctGTTTAAATCCGAAATAGACTTGGAAAAAGATCAAATCTTAGGAATAAGATTTCTTAAAACCTACAGAGAAAGGGGAAACAAAAATGATGGGTTGAGGCTAAATATCATTGTATTAATGATGgtgacaaaaatattataatatgattGTTTAACACAAGAGTATGAGAAGCTAACCAGCCTTAAATtgagaggagaggagaaagagaagagatTTGCAAGTTTCCTGTTCTCGTTTACAATCACCTTCCTAATATTTTCTGAATTATATAACCTTAATATCATCTAAAAAGATATTTGGTAGTagcaataaaaagaagaagaccCAAAGATAATAAAAAGATATTTCCATTAGACCTGGCCTTCTAACTTATACCGTTCATATAGAGAAATCTAGAGGCGACCTCACAATGCgtaacggaagaacaaaaaataaaaacatcaaaTTTTCTAAAAAGTTATTCATCATTGTgtaaagattgatgcgcaaaacttaaatccatatgtgagatagttgcgttttacctaaggagatcgtatatctctaaatctctacagatctataggagaggatgaaggaggtcaagcatcattCTCTTGatgacgatactcctcaaattGCTCCCCTAAATCTCCACAAACACTTTTTATTTGGAGCagagaagggagaggagaataggatgtaACAACCaataaacctctagcctatggttctttggttccctcatatttataaaggtcTCATGTCAActgaaccctaatggatcctgccatattgggtattgaatctttaACCAACTACCCAAGTATATAGTgaatctatatccaataatctcttattggtaattattggatctcatccataggatcaatAATTTatagacttattggatatccaataagataggggctctagtggatatcttatattcgagcatctactcgtcgtaatgcctaccatatgtgtgttactctctaggcccaatatcgagttggccgtcagtcatacttgttagaatttCTTCTGGTTTagcgaattattatctttataataattcactcgacttatcgactatgaacgtactaaGCCCCTAAACGATATAAggaaatctaatcctttggacctatatgTCATCAGTTACCGTAcatatatagtccctcatctatctaatatcccaaagatcatatatcgGACAtgatgttgttagacccatatagtttctactcgagtttcgcactaatcggattctcccgaagaactctttctctcaatgCAAATAACCCTAGCTGTCGATTTGACTGAATCGATTGATAAACAAATCCAAAATATTTGGAAATACGAAGTCCAACGAATCCAAAATGTTTATTATTAAGTTGATTAATTAATCATTTTAACAAAGATAAACAAGTAAATAAATGACCAGACCAAGTCCAACCTCTTACTCGATTCAGTCAACGTTCCTTCCTCGACAAAACCCAAAGCCGACCT
Coding sequences within:
- the LOC135671988 gene encoding uncharacterized protein LOC135671988 is translated as MKVSGENNGHLPSPTDARHKLERRRRRRKLCCLICLLILALLIIAAVVLALTVFKVRDPTMELVSTTVSGVSPNISLSSLRVELNITLDLAVRVRNRNYASFAHASGGHTRLLYREAEVGKARVEPGRIPARGTELLRLALEVEVDQLATDLGSLLADAASGAVAFDAETRMPGRVTLLGFIKHHAVATSDCHVVIGVPDLSVQSQECAMKTKL